The following coding sequences are from one Primulina eburnea isolate SZY01 chromosome 15, ASM2296580v1, whole genome shotgun sequence window:
- the LOC140815137 gene encoding uncharacterized protein, with product MIPGNLQLIPLGSVIRIGSQQGTSPFNSILNFPTTNLRFLRLVHQSGLMKRPTCPSCSKPTVTCLCNTLKTPAFHNSVAVTILRHSLEKKHPLNSARIATLGLKNVDVVTVSDVNFQARFFIRLLDSGGRMDRIETDGSCNVFDEMSSEGETNGCVVGPVLDRQIREKDCFDGGKMSEICNDDTILPLRSSQLDEVVSGGISKDDVTDEDIAAFHGCKSSEINFTVEKYGAITSFDQSWTATSKWRKLDFDQLLHSDVAVDHLRKGFVVKKLQSKPAVGSNRHEEFEEFDMTVPPGSVLLFPSEEALGIEALTVDVKNLIVLDGTWAKAKRMYKENPWLKFLPHIRLDIHESSLYAEVRHQPKAEFLSTIESIVYALKGVGEEPDGLDGLLDVFRSMVGYQRRCKAERLSNVS from the coding sequence atgaTACCCGGCAACCTTCAGCTCATTCCGCTCGGTTCTGTGATACGAATCGGATCGCAACAGGGAACTTCGCCATTCAACTCCATCCTTAATTTCCCCACAACAAATTTACGATTTCTCCGACTGGTGCATCAATCCGGGTTAATGAAGAGACCCACTTGCCCCTCATGCTCCAAACCTACTGTTACTTGCCTCTGCAACACATTGAAGACCCCTGCTTTCCATAATTCCGTCGCCGTCACCATTCTCCGTCACAGTCTTGAGAAGAAGCACCCCTTGAATTCTGCAAGAATCGCCACCCTGGGTTTGAAAAATGTGGATGTTGTCACCGTCTCTGATGTTAATTTCCAGGCCCGGTTCTTTATTCGGTTGCTTGACTCAGGTGGGAGAATGGATCGGATTGAGACGGATGGAAGCTGCaatgtgtttgatgaaatgtcaaGTGAAGGGGAGACTAATGGTTGTGTTGTTGGGCCCGTTTTAGATAGACAAATTAGGGAAAAAGACTGCTTTGATGGTGGGAAAATGAGCGAAATTTGCAATGATGATACAATTTTACCGTTGAGGAGTTCTCAACTGGATGAGGTAGTGTCGGGTGGGATTAGTAAAGATGATGTAACTGACGAGGATATAGCAGCTTTCCATGGTTGTAAATCTTCTGAAATCAATTTCACGGTTGAAAAATATGGAGCTATTACGTCCTTCGATCAAAGTTGGACTGCAACAAGCAAATGGAGGAAACTGGATTTTGATCAATTGCTGCACTCTGATGTAGCTGTTGATCATTTAAGAAAAGGTTTCGTCGTGAAAAAGCTTCAAAGCAAGCCAGCGGTTGGGAGCAACAGAcacgaagagtttgaagaattCGACATGACTGTTCCTCCAGGATCAGTTCTTTTATTTCCAAGTGAAGAAGCATTAGGCATTGAAGCTTTAACTGTTGATGTCAAGAATTTAATTGTGTTGGATGGAACTTGGGCCAAGGCAAAGAGAATGTATAAGGAGAATCCTTGGTTGAAGTTCTTGCCACATATAAGGTTGGATATACACGAGTCGAGCTTATATGCAGAAGTGAGGCATCAGCCAAAGGCTGAATTTTTGTCGACTATTGAAAGTATTGTGTATGCATTGAAAGGTGTTGGAGAAGAGCCTGATGGATTGGATGGTCTTTTGGATGTTTTTCGATCCATGGTTGGATATCAAAGGCGTTGCAAAGCTGAGAGATTGAGCAACGTTTCTTGA
- the LOC140815138 gene encoding LOW QUALITY PROTEIN: CRS2-associated factor 2, mitochondrial (The sequence of the model RefSeq protein was modified relative to this genomic sequence to represent the inferred CDS: substituted 1 base at 1 genomic stop codon) produces the protein MLKLISWRRSIFRQPTNPRLSTQLCSSSIFSIVCFLCHSPSKEEIYDPPFSRATTQPPKKKSKSSLSVRKNQPQKSTNKTSSDNANQFPVKSDLAFDFMYSYSENSPDVQPIGFREPPRFSPFGPGRIDRIWTGTCAPADHKPDFEKLKEERERVLGEPLSEQEITELVEKYRHIDCSRQINLGKGGVTHNMLEDIHNHWKRAEAVRIKCLGVPTLDMDNVCFHLEDKSRGKIIYRHINILLLYRGRNYEFTKRPQIPLMLWKPYRPIYPKLVKNVADGLTFEETKEMRNQGLTSPPLMKLSRNGVYVNVVDRVRAAFETEEVVRLDCAYVGASDCKKIGVKLRDLVPCVPILFKDEQIILWRGTKXRE, from the exons ATGCTGAAGCTCATTTCATGGCGTCGCTCCATCTTCCGACAACCCACAAACCCTAGATTATCTACTCAATTATGCTCATCATCAATCTTCTCCatcgtttgttttctttgcCACTCTCCATCAAAGGAAGAAATTTACGACCCGCCATTTTCACGGGCCACAACACAACCGCCCAAAAAGAAGAGCAAATCAAGTCTTTCCGTGCGTAAAAATCAACCCCAAAAAAGCACCAATAAGACGAGTTCTGACAACGCAAACCAGTTTCCGGTGAAGTCCGACTTGGCCTTTGATTTTATGTATTCTTATTCGGAGAACAGCCCGGATGTTCAGCCCATTGGCTTCCGCGAACCTCCGCGCTTCTCACCCTTTGGACCGGGTCGGATAGATCGTATATGGACCGGTACTTGTGCTCCGGCTGACCATAAGCCGGATTTCGAGAAGTTGAAGGAGGAACGTGAAAGAGTTCTCGGGGAGCCGCTTTCAGAACAGGAAATAACGGAGCTTGTGGAGAAGTATCGCCACATTGACTGCTCGCGCCAAATTAATTTGG GAAAAGGAGGAGTTACTCACAACATGCTTGAAGACATCCACAACCACTGGAAAAGGGCAGAAGCAGTGAGAATAAAGTGCTTGGGAGTGCCAACACTTGACATGGACAATGTTTGCTTCCATCTTGAG GACAAATCTAGAGGGAAAATTATCTACCGCCACATAAATATCCTTCTCCTATATCGTGGTCGTAACTATGAATTCACCAAACGACCACAAATTCCTCTAATGTTGTGGAAGCCTTATCGACCAATTTATCCAAAACTCGTGAAGAATGTCGCCGATGGTTTGACTTTTGAAGAAACCAAGGAGATGCGGAACCAAGGACTTACTTCTCCCCCTTTGATGAAACTGT CTAGGAATGGGGTGTATGTTAATGTAGTGGATAGAGTACGAGCAGCATTTGAGACCGAAGAAGTGGTGAGGCTCGATTGTGCTTATGTGGGTGCCAGCGACTGTAAAAAGATTGGGGTCAAATTAAGA GATCTGGTTCCTTGTGTCCCTATCCTTTTTAAAGATGAACAGATTATTCTCTGGAGGGGAACTAAATAGAGGGAATAG